The segment GGGATGAAATATTTCTGCAGCTCGGGGCGCTTGGCGAACGTGAAGGCCGTCCGCTGCACGCCAATGGCGATGGCCCCGGTCTTTTCGATGACCTTGAAGGCGCCGCCGAGGATGAAGAGAAAGACGATGATCTGGCCGGCCTGGACAAAGCCTTTCATCGGCGCGATGATGATCTCGCCGAACCCCTGCGGGGCGCTTTTCACGTAGGCGAACGAACCCGAAGCGATCTGGGTGCGGCCGTCGACAACGGCCCGCTGGTACTCGCCGCCGGGGAGGATCCACGTCAGCATCGCGACGGCGATGACGATGATGTAAATCATGACCAAGGTATTGAACTGGAATTTTCCTTTCATATGTGCTTTCCTAAATCGACCCCGAGCGAATGGCGCGAGCGCATACGCTAGCGGTCCTTCTTCATCAATTCCAGGGCGATGGCGCAACCTTTTTCTAGGTCGGCCTTCAGAATGAATTCATCGTTGGCATGGGGGTTCTGGGCGCCGATGCCCAGGTTAATGGCCGCGATGCCCCTGCCGTTGAGCGAATTCGCATCGCTGCCGGCCAGCGAGGCCACCGCGACCGGCGTCAGCCCGACCTTGGCCATGACCGCCGCCACCTCGCGATAGATTTCAGCCTCGGCCGGGATGCGGTACGGTTTGAAATCCCATTCGTGGCTGAATTTTAGCCCGGCGCCGGCAGCGCTGGTTTCCTTGGCGAAAACCGACTTGATTTCCTGGATGATCTCGTCGATCATGGCCATTTCCGTCGATCGGACCTCCCCGGTCAGGCGCGTTTCTTCAGGAACGACGTTGACCGCGGATCCGCCGCTGATCAAGCCTACATTGACCGTGGAAGCGGCGCCGATGCGGCCCTGCTGGATTTGGCTCAGGGCGCGGGCAACGACGGCGATCGAATTGATCCCCTTTTCCGGCGCCAGCCCGGAATGGGCGGCCTTTCCTTTCACCACGACATTGAAATTCTTCGCCCCGCAGCTGGAGGCGATGAAAGTACCCGGAGGCAACGATGAATCAAATATGAAGCATTTTTTTATTCGCGCAACGACCTCCAGGTTCATCGATCCGGCCAGGGACGATTCCTCGCAGGTGGTGAAAGCCACGGTAAAATCGTTGGCGATGTTTTTTCCCTTCAGCGCTTTTTCCAATGCGCAGAGGATCATCGCGATGCCGGCCCGGTTATCGACGCCCAGGACGGAAGTCCCGTCGGAGACAATGCGGTCGGCAAGGACTTGCGGTTTCACGGCGGCCGTCGACCGGGCCGTATCCATGTGCGCCAGGAACATGGTATCGCCACCGCCACCGACTTCGCAGATCAGGTTACCGGTGTCGCTTCCCGTCTTGCCGGATGATGCATCCAAACGGGGTTTCAGCTTCAAGGCGCGCAAAAAGCCGTGGATATAATCGGCGACAGGCTTTTCATGCTGGGACAGGGCGTCAATTTTTATCAGCTGCAAAAATATTTCGTGCAATCTATTTTTTTCCATAAAAACCTCGGTGTCCAATTTTGGTTAGCATTCCATTGAACCCCTCTTAAAAAATGAAGGGACGGCCCTTTGCCGCAGCAAAGAGAGGGAGCCCGCGGGGGCTCCCCTCTCTCAAAATCGCACGTTCAGGTCAGAAATCGAAGCGCAGGCCCAGGCGGAAGACCCTGGGGTTGAGTATCTCGTAAGGCTGGCCGAAGCGCGAGCTGTTCATGCTGGTTTCCTTGTCGAGTACGTAAGCGCTGTTGAAGATGTTGAAACCGTCCAGCGAGACGAACAGCCGGCCGATGTTCTTGAGCTGGAACATTTTTTCCAGGCGCAGATCCAGCATGGTAAAGGTCCCATAGCGTTGGCTACCGTGCTTGTAGACCAGCACGGTCGGCGGTGAACCGTCCCAGTAGCGCGAATCGGTGTCCAGTTCCAGGATCGGGTCGAAGACGTAGCCGTCGCGGAACTGCAGGGACGCTCCAAAATTGAGGCCCCAGGGCAGCTGGTAGACGCCGTTGAGCTTGACCATCCAGCGCGCGTTGCGGCTGCCGGAGGCGGTGCCGTTGATCAGGTCGACCGGCGCATAGTTGGTCGGATCATAACCCGGGACGCTGCCGACCAGATTGCTGACATAGCCCAGCGACGAATCGACATGGCGTTTGGAGCTCTGCAGCGAAACCGACGCCATGAGCATCCACTTGTTGGACATCGCCTTCTTGAGGGTCAGGTCGACGCCGTCGTAGATGACGTGGGAGTCCTTGACGTTTTCGGCGCGATAGGCGCCGGTATAGTAGACATACGAATCGTAGGTGTCCCAGTAGCTGTAGGTGGTGCCGTCCTGCTTGAAGGTGTAATCGCTCCAATCGGAGGGTTCGACCAGGCGCACATTGCCGTCGCCGTCTTCGACATAGGGATGGTTCCAAGACTGGTTCCATATCTTGCGGTGGATGTAGTTGATGCCCACGCTCACGTCGGTCAGGATCTCCTGCTCGACGCCGAGGGTGAATTCCATGTCCTTGTCCTGGGTGAGGTTGGGATCGACCAGGTTGGCGGCATCGCCGGAAACATAGGCCTTGTTATCTGTCTGGTCCCTGAGTGCCAATTCCCCGGCGTCGACGATCTGGTTGTGGTTGACATCACTCCAGTTGAAGCGGTTGCGGGTCAACACCTCGAAGGGAACCTGCAAGCCTTGGGTTGAATCAAAGTTCATAACGCCGCCGTAGATGGCGAAGTTGCCCTTGACGACCGTCTTGCCTTTGCCGGTAACGTCCCAGATGAAGCCAAGCCGCGGCGACAGGAACTTCAGGTCGCAGGGGAAATCGGCCGCCGGCCGCGAGGTTTCCGGGATGTTGGCGTTGATGTTGGTGTGCGTTTTCGGATTGTAGACGCTGTTCAGCAGGGCGACGTTGGTGCCGGGGATGGTGATGGCATTGATCCCGCCCCCCTGCATGTCGAAGCGCAGGCCGAGGTTGACGGTCACCCGGCCCATGGAGATGGCGTCCTGGAAATAGGCCGAGAAGCGGTTGTAGTCGAAATCGTCTACCCAGCGCCGGTCGACGCGGACCCCTTTTGAAGACTTGGCTTGGGCAATGGGAGTGAGGGCGTCGTAGACATAGGCGCGGACGCCGTTGCTCTGGCCACCCTGCTGCAGGGCGTGCATCATGCGCGTGTTGATGCCGAACATGATGTCGTGGCTGCCGAAGGGAAGCTTCTCGGTGTAATAGTTGAAGCTCAGCGTCCCCTCCCAGTAGTCCTGCATGAAGTCCGACCAGGAGCCGGAGTTGTATCTCCAGCCGGCGTCATAATCGATGTAGGTGATCTTGTCGAGGCCGCCGTTGGGGACCAGGTGATAGATGGACTTGTAGAAGGAGAGCTTGAGCGAGGTGAACAAGTCGCGGCCGATGGAGAATTCGTCCTGCAGCTTGATCAGCCAGGAAGGGCCGGTCTGGTTGCGGGCGGCATCGAGCCGGTCGAGAGGATTGCTCTTGCGGTTGTCGCGCGTCTTCTGGCTCCACATGGCGTACCCTTCCAGGCGGTGGCTGCCGAGATTGAAGTCGACCTTGCCATTGTAGGTGGTCAGCACGGTCTTGTCGGCGTTGTCGAGCATGTCGACGTTGTTGATGTCCTGGATGCCGAACGAACCCCAGAACCAGGCCTTGCCCTTGACGATCGGCCCGCCGATGTTGAAGCCGTAGTCCAGGATATGGTTGATGGTGTTGCCGCTGAGCCCTTCCTTTTCCAGCCCCGCGGGCAGGTTGGTGCCCTGCAGCGATTTGTCGGTCCAAAAGAAGCGGCCGCCGCCGAAGAGATTGTCCTTGCCGCGCTTGGTGACGAAGTTGATGCTGACGCCGCCGGCGATGGCGGTGACGTCGTTGGCCGCGGTCTGGATCTGCATCTCTTCGAACATGTCGTAGTCGAAATAGGTGCCCGAGGATCCCGGCGACGTGGGATCGGTGACTTCGACGCCGTCCAGGTTCCATTGCGAGTTGGCGCGGTTCTCGCCGCGCGAGTCCCAGGAGCTCTGCTGGCCGGACGCGTTGCCGCCGACATTCTCGCGGTCGATGGTCAAGCCCGGTGTTTTCTGCAGGATGACCCAGGGGTCCCTGGCGGTGGGCAATGCTTGCAAGGCTTCCTTGGTCACGTTGGTGGCGGCCGTGGTCTTGCGCAGGTCAATGACCGGAGCGGCCGCGACGACCTCGATGCTCTCACTGAGCTGGCCCAGCTCCATGGTGGCGTTGATGGTGACATTCTCGCCGACGGCGACGCGGATGCCCTTGCGCACCTGGGTCTTCAGCCCCTCCACTTCGAAGCGCAGTTCGTAGTCTGCTGCCGGAGGCAGTGACAGGAAGCGGTATTGGCCGGTTTCCGACGTGAGG is part of the Candidatus Aminicenantes bacterium genome and harbors:
- a CDS encoding M20/M25/M40 family metallo-hydrolase; protein product: MEKNRLHEIFLQLIKIDALSQHEKPVADYIHGFLRALKLKPRLDASSGKTGSDTGNLICEVGGGGDTMFLAHMDTARSTAAVKPQVLADRIVSDGTSVLGVDNRAGIAMILCALEKALKGKNIANDFTVAFTTCEESSLAGSMNLEVVARIKKCFIFDSSLPPGTFIASSCGAKNFNVVVKGKAAHSGLAPEKGINSIAVVARALSQIQQGRIGAASTVNVGLISGGSAVNVVPEETRLTGEVRSTEMAMIDEIIQEIKSVFAKETSAAGAGLKFSHEWDFKPYRIPAEAEIYREVAAVMAKVGLTPVAVASLAGSDANSLNGRGIAAINLGIGAQNPHANDEFILKADLEKGCAIALELMKKDR
- a CDS encoding carboxypeptidase regulatory-like domain-containing protein, which produces MYSQTQTGNIFGTVVEASGNGIPGVQVILTSTTAGKLTTLTSETGQYRFLSLPPAADYELRFEVEGLKTQVRKGIRVAVGENVTINATMELGQLSESIEVVAAAPVIDLRKTTAATNVTKEALQALPTARDPWVILQKTPGLTIDRENVGGNASGQQSSWDSRGENRANSQWNLDGVEVTDPTSPGSSGTYFDYDMFEEMQIQTAANDVTAIAGGVSINFVTKRGKDNLFGGGRFFWTDKSLQGTNLPAGLEKEGLSGNTINHILDYGFNIGGPIVKGKAWFWGSFGIQDINNVDMLDNADKTVLTTYNGKVDFNLGSHRLEGYAMWSQKTRDNRKSNPLDRLDAARNQTGPSWLIKLQDEFSIGRDLFTSLKLSFYKSIYHLVPNGGLDKITYIDYDAGWRYNSGSWSDFMQDYWEGTLSFNYYTEKLPFGSHDIMFGINTRMMHALQQGGQSNGVRAYVYDALTPIAQAKSSKGVRVDRRWVDDFDYNRFSAYFQDAISMGRVTVNLGLRFDMQGGGINAITIPGTNVALLNSVYNPKTHTNINANIPETSRPAADFPCDLKFLSPRLGFIWDVTGKGKTVVKGNFAIYGGVMNFDSTQGLQVPFEVLTRNRFNWSDVNHNQIVDAGELALRDQTDNKAYVSGDAANLVDPNLTQDKDMEFTLGVEQEILTDVSVGINYIHRKIWNQSWNHPYVEDGDGNVRLVEPSDWSDYTFKQDGTTYSYWDTYDSYVYYTGAYRAENVKDSHVIYDGVDLTLKKAMSNKWMLMASVSLQSSKRHVDSSLGYVSNLVGSVPGYDPTNYAPVDLINGTASGSRNARWMVKLNGVYQLPWGLNFGASLQFRDGYVFDPILELDTDSRYWDGSPPTVLVYKHGSQRYGTFTMLDLRLEKMFQLKNIGRLFVSLDGFNIFNSAYVLDKETSMNSSRFGQPYEILNPRVFRLGLRFDF